The following proteins are co-located in the Silene latifolia isolate original U9 population chromosome 1, ASM4854445v1, whole genome shotgun sequence genome:
- the LOC141646250 gene encoding protein FAR1-RELATED SEQUENCE 5-like: protein MEQSNGYANIGASLNDFKNFKRNIKCYIGENDADMILDYLKALSQSQDGFYYAYQVDEDNCLAKLFWADAQARMNYSLFGDTITFDPTYGTNKYRMAFTPFTGVDNHKKSVTFASRTCRS, encoded by the coding sequence ATGGAACAATCAAATGGGTATGCAAACATTGGTGCATCTCTCAATGATTTCAAGAACTTCaaaagaaatattaaatgttatatagGTGAGAATGATGCTGACATGATTCTCGATTATTTAAAGGCGCTTTCTCAATCGCAAGATGGCTTTTACTATGCTTACCAAGTTGATGAGGATAATTGTTTGGCTAAACTCTTTTGGGCAGATGCACAAGCAAGAATGAATTATTCCTTGTTTGGGGACACCATCACCTTTGATCCTACTTACGGTACTAACAAGTACCGCATGGCCTTCACCCCATTCACCGGTGTTGACAACCACAAAAAATCGGTGACTTTTGCTTCACGCACTTGTCGATCATGA